Below is a genomic region from Raphanus sativus cultivar WK10039 chromosome 4, ASM80110v3, whole genome shotgun sequence.
TCAAGTTGACACTAATATcaattattatcttttttttttagttttacaatTGATTTACTGGTTTTGGATCTGCAAAGACATGGCACAAGTCAAATTAAACATTGATCTTAACttgtaaattttcaaaaattaatacaaaaattATGTAACGTTccaaattgtcaaaaataaaactttataaaaaatctttttaaattgtGTACAGTTTCAAAATTTCAATACCGATATTGAATAAAGAAATTATGTAAACGTGTGTAGAGAGATATAGACACTATAAATTGGTGGatgtttattttttctcaaatatatatttggtgTTTGAATATTCATAGAATTCAAACTTTGGATTAAATATGCGTCTGAGTGACTCTAAGACTGATTCTTTATTTTCTGGTTCAACCAAACTAATTTACCATCTAGGGTGCAAATTAGGACCATAGTTGAGATTAGCTAAACCTAAAAAAGATATCAGCCTTTGTGGACTTAGAACCATTAAGTGCAGTTGGACCCGGAGAAAAAACGACTTCAAAAGCAATATTATATGTTGTAAATTACATGTTTGTAATAGAAGtagtaattatattatatgtttagaaGGAAACATAGTACGGAAACAACCACAAAAACATGAATATCTGTAATTCAAAGGAGTAACGTTCGAGAAAAAGAAAGAGCTAACCTATTGATTGAAGTAGCTGttaaaattaaaacacatgAAATCCCAGACACGATATgtaatatgaattatatatgTCGAAAACCAAAATGGGCCAGTAAAATTTCACagattatttttcaatttgttCTTACCGATGAGAGAGTTCACAAAACTCACGAAATCAATGACATGCATGAGTTTGGTTTTCTGATTCAGTGTCTAATTCGAAATAGTTTAGTTATTTGTTGGCGAACTCCATCTACAAGTATAGATATTATGCTGCTACAAGCAGTAAGGCCTCTTAATTACTCTGGTTCTACTTGCAGCTCTCCAAGAAGATGGAGCTAGTGTTATAGATTATGAAACATCCCCTCTCTTCGTGTCTTTTCGTAACAAAAGAGCCTTCAAAGCTCAATATCttaggtttaaaaaaaataaactcacAAAGCTCACTTCTTAGGCAAAGGTAACGCCTTCGTAGAAACCTTATCCGTTGAAACACCACCACCACGAGCCTTCAAACGCAATTCCTCAAAAAGCTTTTTCGCTTCTTTCATTTCATCTTTCGCGCTATCTCCATGATTATCCCAAGCTTTGATTACCTGCTGCTGAAACTCCACTGCAAGGCTATAGCTGCAAACAACAATGCAACAATGTCTCAAAGACATGAACATTATGATTGtgtttaaaacattaaaaaaaaacacacacttACTTCCCCATCCCGGCATAAGCCTTGGAGAGATTCTGACAAGCATCGATCGAATCAACATGGTTCGGACCAAGCGAAACATCCATAATGTCTTTCGCAACAGCAAACATCTGCGCAGCGGACTGAGGCCTCCCCAATTCCAAATAAGCCGCGCCGAGATTGTTATAAACATACCCAACTCCAAAATGTTTAGCACCGAAGCTCTCCTTCAACCTCTCCGCCGCGCTTTCCAAATAAGGCACCGCCTGAGAGACTCTCCCTGAGAACAAAAGCAACCAACCGATCCTCGCCGCAACGCTCCCTTCCGAGTGCTGCTCCTGAGGAAGCTTCTCTAATATACTTAAAGTTCTCTGCAACAACGATATCGCTATCTCGAACTCGTTCATCGACTCGTACTGCATCGCCACCTCAGAGTAGGCTTCAGCCACTTCAAcaagggaagaagaagaggaagaaccttccttcttctccaagatctcacaAGCGAGCTCAAGACACTTCTTGGCCTCAGCAAACTTCTGCTGGTTCACAAGCGCTTTCGACATGGATATAAACACCATCCCCCTCATCTCACTACCCTCCTCCGTCTCCTCAACAACCCCTCTCAACACCTCTATAGCCTCATCGTACTTCCCCAACGCGACCTTCATATTCGCAGCGTCTATCTCCGCGCGAACAAGCTCAACCTTCATCCCCCAATTCTTCAACACCCTCCTCGCAAGCCTGTTCTGCTCCAAGGCCTTGTCATGCATCTCCAAACCACTGTAGATCACACCGAGAACTCTCCTACCATTCGCCACCTCAGCAGAGTTGCTCCCAAGCTCCTTCTTGTGTATCTCAACCGCCTTTAGCGCGTAAGGCAACGCCTCGTCGAAATTCAAAACCGCCACGTAAGCATCAGCTAAGCTCCTGTACACGGCGGCGATCTCTTTGCTCCCTTCCTCGAAAGTCACCTCTTTGATCTCGAGACTCTTCTTTAGATTCTCGATCGCTTCCTCTCTCCTCCCCATCGCGTTCTTCACGTTCGCTAGCTCCAGCTGTACCGCGTGGAGAACCGGCCTAACGTCCTCCGGATTACAGTCGTTATCCTTCTCTAATTTAACGAGAATCCGGTTCGCTCTGTTTAAATAACCCAAACCGTCGCTAAACCGTTTTAAACCGTAATTAGCGGATCCCATTAGCTGCAAAGCCATGGCGGTAAGGAGAGTCGGTTTGTTATCTCCGGTTGCTACGTCGAACGATCTGAGGGCTTTCTCGGCGTAAGAGAGGACCGTTTCGGGATCGTCGCCTTCTCGGTCGAGGTGGAGACCTAGTTTGAGAGCGGATAAGCCTAGCTCGTTTCCTTGGAAGGAGAGCTCCATCTGCTTGAAGAGACGGACCATGTCCTCGGTGGTGGTCGCTGACTCGAAGGCTTCCTCGAGATCGAGTTTCTCTTGGTCTATTATTGCCTCCTCCGCCGGCGGAGGTTCGTCGGCGTGGGTGTTTAGGTTTCGGCATGGGTTGTTGTTCTTGTCCCAGAAGTGGTGGTTGTTGACGATCGGGGGATAGAGTTTGGAGTGAGTGAAGATTGTTCGTGAtgaggagaggagagaagaggaggaggaggaagaggaagcagTGTCGGAGATGTGGTTTAGGCGGAGTAGAGGTGGGATTGGTTTGAATTTGTGGAATTGGAGGCGACGGATTAGAGAAATCGAGAGACTTTTCATGGCGGAGCGCTGAGAAATGGCGGAGCCTCTCTTTAGAAACTACTCTAAAGACATTGAGACAagtatattttagggttttagactTTAGTAATAAAACTCAGCTGATTTTCCATCGTATAAaaatctattaattattttatccaTCCCGcagcaaataatattttagattatcttttattaatattaatgaaatagataaatatttcaataattttattaaaagataaaatttatatatttaaaataaagaaacatttatttttatggaATAGAGGAAGTATCATAACATAAACTTgaaaatatcataattttatcgattatgaataaaaaaatattgtgttttGTTACACTGTTAATTTTGAAGTTAAAatactttgtttttgtttgacaGAAAATTGCATActtaaattttgagaaatttataTGTTGGAAACAATAATTAAAGGGATTTTGTGAATTAAGAGTTAGCTGGAAAATTTTATCACTAAGAAAATACAGCTTATATTCATTTCTTGAGGAAACACTATTAAAGGAAcatttatatacaataatacaACAATAAAGAATTGCATGAAATGTTAGCTTAA
It encodes:
- the LOC108852610 gene encoding protein KINESIN LIGHT CHAIN-RELATED 1, which encodes MKSLSISLIRRLQFHKFKPIPPLLRLNHISDTASSSSSSSSLLSSSRTIFTHSKLYPPIVNNHHFWDKNNNPCRNLNTHADEPPPAEEAIIDQEKLDLEEAFESATTTEDMVRLFKQMELSFQGNELGLSALKLGLHLDREGDDPETVLSYAEKALRSFDVATGDNKPTLLTAMALQLMGSANYGLKRFSDGLGYLNRANRILVKLEKDNDCNPEDVRPVLHAVQLELANVKNAMGRREEAIENLKKSLEIKEVTFEEGSKEIAAVYRSLADAYVAVLNFDEALPYALKAVEIHKKELGSNSAEVANGRRVLGVIYSGLEMHDKALEQNRLARRVLKNWGMKVELVRAEIDAANMKVALGKYDEAIEVLRGVVEETEEGSEMRGMVFISMSKALVNQQKFAEAKKCLELACEILEKKEGSSSSSSLVEVAEAYSEVAMQYESMNEFEIAISLLQRTLSILEKLPQEQHSEGSVAARIGWLLLFSGRVSQAVPYLESAAERLKESFGAKHFGVGYVYNNLGAAYLELGRPQSAAQMFAVAKDIMDVSLGPNHVDSIDACQNLSKAYAGMGNYSLAVEFQQQVIKAWDNHGDSAKDEMKEAKKLFEELRLKARGGGVSTDKVSTKALPLPKK